From the genome of Rhineura floridana isolate rRhiFlo1 chromosome 7, rRhiFlo1.hap2, whole genome shotgun sequence, one region includes:
- the PRXL2A gene encoding peroxiredoxin-like 2A — MMGQSLSSYRYHPTLKQLTDMCSELDVGYLSVAMWTIGLGAIGAAVTGIILANTDLFLSKTEKASLDFLEAIDLKTLGEGEQRTFKAEELWKKNGAVIMAVRRPGUFLCREEAAELSSLKSQLDQLGVPLYAVVKEKIGTEVEEFQPYFKGEIFLDEKKRFYGPQKRKMLFLGLIRYSVWRNFFHAWKSGYTGNLEGEGIILGGVFVVGPGKQGVLLEHREKEFGDKVSLDAVIDAVKKIKP; from the exons ACATGTGTTCAGAACTCGATGTGGGTTACCTTTCTGTGGCAATGTGGACCATTGGCCTTGGAGCCATAGGGGCTGCTGTGACAGGGATAATCCTTGCCAATACGGATTTATTTCTGTCTAAAACAGAAAAGGCTTCATTGGATTTTCTAGAGGCGATAGATCTGAAGACTTTGGGAGAAG GAGAGCAAAgaacattcaaagcagaagaacTGTGGAAGAAGAATGGTGCTGTCATCATGGCAGTGCGGCGACCTGGATGATTTTTGTGCAGAGAg GAGGCTGCTGAGCTGTCCTCTCTGAAGTCCCAGCTTGACCAGCTGGGTGTACCCCTGTATGCTGTCGTGAAAGAAAAGATTGGGACTGAGGTGGAGGAATTTCAACCATATTTCAAAGGGGAAATATTTCTGGATGAAAAG AAACGATTCTACGGGCCTCAGAAAAGAAAGATGTTGTTCTTGGGTCTAATTCGCTATAGCGTCTGGAGGAATTTCTTCCATGCTTGGAAGAGTGGTTATACTGGTAACTTGGAAGGAGAAGGCATTATCCTGGGAGGAGTGTTCGTTGTTGGTCCTGGGAAGcag GGTGTTCTATTGGAGCATCGTGAGAAGGAATTTGGAGACAAAGTAAGTCTTGATGCTGTCATTGATGCTGTTAAGAAGATCAAGCCATAA